A window from Bacteroidales bacterium encodes these proteins:
- a CDS encoding DUF1015 family protein, with the protein MAIIKAFKGFRPQKELVSKIASRPYDVLSSEEAAEQARGNPFSFYHIIKSEIDLPADADHYSMDVYNKAKSNLQEFISKKYYNEDKEPCLYIYAQTMWGRTQYGLVACASVSDYLNNVIRKHELTRTEKEEDRKNHIRITNFNCEPVFFAYPDHEEIDRLVNHFIKGNPEYDFKTSDDIHHQLWIINDSHTIKRIESIFNKEIPYTYIADGHHRTAAAAHVGEERKMNNPQHKGNEEYNFFLAVHFPASQLSIFDYNRVVKDLNGNTPESLIKKIEEKFMVIPRGTHEYKPAKAHEFSMYLEGKWYALEALNGTYDDNDPIGCLDVTILSDHILDKILDIKDLRNSKRIDFVGGIRGLGELKRRVDSGEMAVAFALYPVTMEQLIRIADTGNIMPPKTTWFEPKLRSGLVIHSLE; encoded by the coding sequence ATGGCTATAATTAAAGCATTTAAAGGATTTCGTCCTCAGAAGGAACTCGTTTCTAAAATCGCTAGCAGACCTTATGATGTGCTTTCTTCGGAAGAAGCTGCCGAACAAGCCCGTGGCAACCCCTTTTCTTTCTATCACATTATAAAATCTGAAATTGACCTGCCTGCAGATGCGGATCATTATTCAATGGATGTATATAATAAAGCCAAAAGCAACCTTCAGGAGTTTATCAGTAAGAAATATTATAATGAAGATAAGGAACCATGTCTGTATATTTATGCACAGACTATGTGGGGCAGAACACAGTATGGTCTTGTTGCCTGTGCATCCGTTTCGGATTATCTGAACAACGTGATTCGAAAACATGAATTAACCAGAACAGAGAAGGAAGAAGACCGCAAGAACCATATTCGTATCACAAATTTCAATTGCGAACCTGTCTTTTTTGCTTATCCTGATCATGAAGAAATCGACAGGCTTGTTAATCATTTCATAAAAGGCAACCCTGAATATGATTTTAAAACAAGTGATGATATACACCACCAGCTTTGGATCATTAATGACAGCCATACAATAAAAAGAATTGAATCGATATTCAATAAAGAAATTCCGTATACGTATATTGCTGATGGCCATCACCGGACAGCAGCCGCTGCACATGTGGGTGAAGAACGCAAAATGAATAACCCTCAGCACAAGGGTAATGAAGAATACAATTTTTTTCTTGCCGTTCATTTTCCGGCAAGCCAGCTTTCCATATTCGATTACAACCGGGTAGTAAAAGACCTTAATGGGAATACACCCGAAAGCCTCATTAAGAAAATTGAGGAAAAATTCATGGTCATCCCCAGGGGAACCCATGAATATAAACCGGCTAAAGCACATGAGTTTTCCATGTATCTTGAAGGAAAATGGTATGCACTGGAAGCGCTTAACGGAACATATGATGACAATGATCCTATCGGCTGCCTTGATGTGACCATCTTATCTGACCATATCCTGGATAAGATCCTCGATATAAAAGATCTCAGAAATTCAAAACGAATCGATTTCGTGGGCGGAATTCGGGGACTGGGAGAATTAAAACGCAGGGTTGATTCAGGCGAAATGGCCGTTGCTTTTGCGCTTTACCCCGTAACAATGGAACAGCTCATCCGTATCGCCGATACAGGCAACATTATGCCTCCCAAAACCACCTGGTTTGAGCCTAAACTCAGAAGCGGACTGGTGATCCATTCACTTGAATAG